The sequence taccctcgaaatatacccgctatacggtatccaagatccagaatctcctgagggcctggtaagccacaaaacactataatttttttatacatgcatattattgttatatcatataataataattatagataacaatatgcatgtacacaagtcttttcttctcaatagataattattatatacactgaactccaGATCCTCaattcttctttcttgaggtcctggtaagccacataatacaatagataataataatagatgcatgtaaataagtattttcttctcagtgagtttatataaataagctaactttaatataaaattcattataattatgaaactactataacactgCATGGAGTCGCTGTTCTAATTGTAAACGTGCATGAAGTACTCCTCTCCCACTCTGTAGTCACCCAGTGAATCGGCAAGTCATCATGAGAGATGTCCATTCTCTCAAATTAGGAGTTTGATTCTTTAACCCTCTTTCTTTAGTGCTGACTTGCACTCTTTGCACTTGTACCAGGATGGAGCACAAgcagctgtgtgtgcatgtgtgcatgtgtgtggggggtgaacATTAGACTGGAGAGCTACCACTACTttagcatgcataattatacagaaaccAGTTTTCCCTAATGAATATTGGTACAGGAAAAACCCACAAGGGCTCATTTCTGTATtgtcaggagtgtatgaacaggagtatgcgactcccacgcacattttATTCTACATCTCGGACTGAATtcgtcactaacacttgtacaatgtagttgtgtaactgttagccatgaataaaattaaatgtgggctatagaggtacaaaccacacgtgtgtatgctgatatcatttttaactaattaaccactacacctacgcacccacttaagatgCGGTCTGATTGTGACGTGGCATGACATACTTGTACCGAAacctggtttacactacaactgctacagttggatactcGAGTGTATTGTACATAAATAATTAAGAAAATGGCAGCGGCTGTACAAGAAGGGGAGAATGGACAAGAGAGAGTTAAATCTACCAGCTATTTGATCCAACGGGAAGACTTGCAGCCAGGTGACCACATCTATGTCTATAGAAAGCAAGGGATGTACGCTCTACGCTGGCAAGAACAAAGCAGGAGAACAAATGGTGATTCATTTCATTAAGACAGATAGAGGCTCGTCAAAGCTAAAAGTTTCAGCATTTTTAACGGAGTCAAAGGAAGCAGAGACTCATGCAACCTTGGACTCAAATAAACTATTAATGACGCACTCTGTGGATGTATAAGAACAAAGAACGACAGACTCCCTGGAAACAACTATAAATAGTGCAGATTTGATGGAGGCATTACCAGACGATAACAAGGGAAATATCGAAAAAAGCACGTTGGATAGTTTTCTGAAAGGAGTAACCCTTGATTGGTTGATTACGGAGTGGTGGAGTCAATCCTACAGTTCAAGAGAGCAGGCACAGCCCACAGATTGCTTTGTAGACCAGCGGATGACGTTGTGAGTACTGCAGAGTACTACCTAGAACACTCAGATGAGTGGGAGAAGTGTGATTTATTTACAAACAACTGTGTGAAATTTTGCATATACTGTAAGACAGGAGATGACGATATAAGTTTGTACAATGATCAGAACAAAGGGGTTCTTGCAAAAGGTTTGAAATACCTAAAGACTGGATTCTAGAGACAGTAAAGTGTGGACACTCCATATAATGAACTGTATTTTAGAATAGCTACAGCGCACATCGATTAACTATGAAGTTTGAGTTATCACTTTGTTTCTTTGAGCGCACATCGATCATTTGGTAATTATGCTATGAAGTTTAATTGGGTTATTACGTTGTATAAATGTTAGACCTAGCCATGCACTCACATACATTGAAGACCACTCCCTTTTTTGCCTTCAGAAAGGGACTGGTAAGCTAGCGGAATGTAACATTACGTAATAGCGGCTTTGGGCACTCGGATTGGAAGAACGCGGCATATCACACGCACAAAAGAGTCTGCCAGCTGCTCAAGTGCTCAAGTGATACGAACAGCTGAGTACTATTCTATGAATCCTGATACATGGGAGACTACCACCTTTTTAATGCGAAAAATTTTCCATCTTTTGCAAGACTGGAGAAAAAGTTGGTATCCACAGTGACATTCAAGATCAAACTAAAAGCTCGTGTACCATTCAATAACAATTATCTAGTATGCTGCACACTGTAACAAATTGTAATGCATTGTGTTAAAAAATTGATAATGGCTAATTATAGATGAAGCCAGAATAAGACGTACAGTAAACATAAAACCCTTGTTATTCCGGCTCTCTAAAGACATCCACCtcaatataccgtataactagaatgttttgcgagcatcaaacatttgcgaactttgcgatggtcgatcaattcgcaacaataaaatcctatattactagtaaatacacacgatccctgccagaacgcaatagttagatcgcaaagggtcaacttttctgctgatttggctcatttgaaaaggtttttcacccgcaaaatattctagtaatacggtaccgGCCATTTTTAAGCGTATATTATTGTAATATTCACCAATAGCCAGGAACAAACAGCTCCACCCTCTCACACACCCACCTACTCACTGAGGCGTTTCCCTGTGTCTCTCCGTCAGGAATGATGACTCCAAACTTTGTCTTAAGCATGGTGCTGGCCGGGATCACCCCCATAGGACCAGACACACCCACCTCCCCCTCAGGGTCCTTGGACGAGGCTACCTGCCAGCCGGGAGTACAGATCAGAGCAATTAATattgtagtaataattattgtggcaaTGAAACATATGTAAAATTAAACGCCAATCAACAATTTTTAAGTTTGGTGTAGAAAGTAGTTGCTGATCGACAAAGCCATTTTCACGTACTATTTACCTTTTCGTTGATTTCAAAATTCTTTAGCTCCATCGTTAAGTTCTGTAGGGATAAAAGGATCCGACCTTAACTTGAGAGTACCAGAGATAACGTTTGTAACTTATG comes from Halichondria panicea chromosome 3, odHalPani1.1, whole genome shotgun sequence and encodes:
- the LOC135333095 gene encoding Bardet-Biedl syndrome 2 protein homolog is translated as MNEDGVPEVITGWSSGKVDVRSSQTGNVIYKDTFSSTVAGIVQADYRLDGKEELICCSVEGEVRGYLPASMGMVSQQHSLSLGPESKALQELTKRRQVCENLTMELKNFEINEKVASSKDPEGEVGVSGPMGVIPASTMLKTKFGVIIPDGETQGNASVSSCLCSILVQVQRVQVSTKERGLKNQTPNLREWTSLMMTCRFTG